In Asanoa sp. WMMD1127, one genomic interval encodes:
- a CDS encoding Type 1 glutamine amidotransferase-like domain-containing protein, which translates to MRALLTSSGVKNASINDALVDLLGKPIDQANALFIPTAIYPFPGGPAMAWHALSGQALPQLGWKSLGILELTALPHIEEDAWVPTVRDADALLVWGGDPLFLANWLRRSGLAALLPTLRPEAVYVGVSAGSMAATTTFVETYPEPPRGTDGPFETAPVVFETPEGDLDRLLVTGQGVGLVDFGFIPHFAHPHHLDASPANAERWAAHIPAPTYAIDDETAIKVVDGAVEVVSEGQWRLFKP; encoded by the coding sequence ATGCGAGCTCTGCTGACCTCGTCCGGGGTCAAGAACGCCAGCATCAACGACGCCCTTGTCGATCTGCTCGGTAAGCCGATCGACCAGGCGAACGCGTTGTTCATTCCTACCGCGATCTATCCCTTTCCCGGCGGGCCGGCCATGGCGTGGCACGCGCTCTCCGGTCAGGCGCTGCCGCAGCTCGGGTGGAAGTCGTTGGGGATCCTGGAGCTGACCGCGCTCCCGCACATCGAGGAGGACGCCTGGGTGCCGACCGTGCGCGACGCCGACGCGCTGCTCGTGTGGGGTGGCGATCCGCTGTTCCTCGCCAACTGGCTGCGGCGGTCCGGGCTCGCCGCGCTCCTGCCGACGCTGCGGCCCGAGGCGGTCTACGTCGGGGTCAGCGCCGGCAGCATGGCAGCCACCACGACGTTCGTCGAGACCTACCCAGAGCCGCCGCGTGGGACCGACGGGCCGTTCGAGACCGCGCCCGTCGTCTTCGAGACGCCCGAGGGCGACCTCGACCGGCTCTTGGTCACCGGGCAGGGGGTGGGCCTCGTCGACTTCGGGTTCATCCCGCACTTCGCGCATCCGCACCACCTCGACGCGTCCCCGGCCAACGCGGAGCGGTGGGCGGCGCACATCCCCGCGCCCACCTACGCGATCGACGACGAGACCGCCATCAAGGTGGTCGACGGCGCCGTCGAGGTCGTGTCCGAAGGGCAGTGGCGGCTGTTCAAGCCATGA
- a CDS encoding AbfB domain-containing protein produces MKPSRRTSVVALLALAVGLLAAPGTAQAAPAKPPPLTTPWTAQALNGTPLPEYPRPQMTRPDWQNLNGEWQLRQSATDDAPQFNTNLPERVNVPFPVESALSGVMRAPGDNRNYLFYRRTFTVPPGWAGRRVQLNFGAVDYQTTVWVNGQQVGGHVGGYDAFTFDITPALNGGTNELVVKVWDPSDTRQNGSLPPIGKQTKTPNGIFYTPSSGIWQTVWLEPTPASSISSVDLYPNLANNTIRVRVFTRGSVSGHSVLAEALNGSTVVGSATGGFTEFAVPVPAARRWSPDDPFLYNLQVTLRNASGALVDRTTHYFGMREITTGLVNGVRRPLLNGQFVFQTGTLDQGYWPDGVYTAPTDAALAFDLQKHKDLGFNMVRKHIKVEPQRWFYHADRLGLLVWQDVPSLTAQNVDPNAAQQAQLEAEAREIVNEHRSSPAVVAYTVYNEGWGERSLVDTQRFGNAVKAQDPTRLVNVHSGHNCCQSLGNPGNGDIDDWHVYLGPDAPVASSRISVLGEFGGLGLHTPGHEWSPSGGFFAYEWQANATALTDRYVGLVAGVQNLMLGKGLSAAIYTEITDLEGELNGFVTYDRQVVKMDQARVRAANQALIAASRSLPALAPTTLPVNQRRSLQVTTPGFTDRYLRHQNSLAYTEVVNAGSSALLKSDATYTIRPGLADGSCYSFESVNFPGQFLRHANSRVQNSPNDGSALLRADATWCARTGLTGSGVSLESWNFRGSYLRHYNSEVWLSNGAGGAAYNAPGLWTADSTWNIAAPWAP; encoded by the coding sequence ATGAAACCGTCCCGTCGTACCTCCGTTGTCGCTCTCCTGGCCTTGGCGGTCGGGTTGCTGGCGGCCCCGGGCACCGCCCAGGCCGCGCCGGCCAAACCGCCGCCGCTGACCACGCCGTGGACCGCCCAGGCGCTCAACGGCACGCCGCTGCCGGAGTACCCGCGGCCGCAGATGACCCGGCCCGACTGGCAGAACCTCAACGGCGAGTGGCAGCTGCGCCAGTCGGCCACCGACGACGCGCCGCAGTTCAACACCAACCTGCCGGAGCGCGTCAACGTGCCGTTCCCGGTCGAGTCGGCCCTGTCCGGTGTCATGCGCGCGCCGGGCGACAACCGCAACTACCTGTTCTACCGGCGGACGTTCACCGTGCCGCCCGGCTGGGCCGGGCGGCGGGTGCAGCTCAACTTCGGCGCCGTTGACTACCAGACCACCGTCTGGGTCAACGGGCAGCAGGTCGGCGGGCACGTCGGTGGCTACGACGCGTTCACGTTCGACATCACCCCCGCGCTGAACGGCGGCACCAACGAGCTCGTCGTCAAGGTCTGGGACCCGAGCGACACCCGGCAGAACGGCAGCCTGCCGCCGATCGGCAAGCAGACCAAGACCCCCAACGGCATCTTCTACACGCCGAGCTCCGGCATCTGGCAGACGGTGTGGCTCGAGCCGACGCCGGCGTCGTCGATCAGCTCGGTCGACCTCTATCCCAACCTCGCCAACAACACCATCCGGGTACGGGTGTTCACGCGCGGCTCGGTCTCGGGCCACTCGGTGCTGGCCGAGGCGCTGAACGGGTCCACCGTGGTCGGCTCGGCGACCGGCGGGTTCACCGAGTTCGCCGTGCCGGTGCCGGCCGCGCGGCGGTGGTCGCCGGACGACCCGTTCCTCTACAACCTGCAGGTGACGCTGCGCAACGCGTCCGGGGCGCTCGTGGACCGCACGACGCACTACTTCGGGATGCGGGAGATCACGACGGGCCTGGTCAACGGGGTACGCCGCCCGCTGCTCAACGGCCAGTTCGTGTTCCAGACCGGCACGCTCGACCAGGGCTACTGGCCGGACGGCGTCTACACGGCCCCGACCGACGCGGCGCTGGCGTTCGACCTGCAGAAGCACAAGGACCTGGGCTTCAACATGGTGCGCAAGCACATCAAGGTGGAGCCGCAGCGCTGGTTCTACCACGCGGACCGGCTGGGGCTGCTCGTCTGGCAGGACGTGCCGTCGCTGACCGCACAGAACGTCGACCCGAACGCGGCCCAGCAGGCCCAGCTCGAGGCCGAGGCGCGGGAGATCGTCAACGAGCACCGGTCGTCGCCGGCGGTCGTCGCCTACACGGTCTACAACGAGGGCTGGGGCGAGCGGTCGCTGGTCGACACCCAGCGGTTCGGCAACGCGGTCAAGGCGCAGGATCCGACCCGGCTGGTCAACGTCCACAGTGGGCACAACTGCTGTCAGTCGTTGGGCAACCCGGGCAACGGCGACATCGACGACTGGCACGTCTATCTCGGCCCGGACGCCCCCGTGGCATCGTCGCGGATCTCGGTGCTGGGCGAGTTCGGCGGCCTGGGCCTGCACACGCCGGGCCACGAGTGGTCGCCGAGCGGAGGCTTCTTCGCGTACGAGTGGCAGGCCAACGCGACCGCGCTGACCGATCGGTACGTGGGGCTGGTCGCCGGGGTGCAGAACCTGATGCTGGGCAAGGGCCTGTCGGCGGCGATCTACACGGAGATCACCGATCTGGAGGGCGAGCTGAACGGGTTCGTGACGTACGACCGGCAGGTCGTGAAGATGGACCAGGCCCGGGTGCGGGCGGCCAACCAGGCGCTGATCGCGGCGTCCCGGTCACTGCCGGCGCTGGCGCCGACGACGTTGCCGGTCAACCAGCGACGGTCGCTGCAGGTGACGACGCCCGGCTTCACGGACCGCTATCTGCGGCACCAGAACAGCCTGGCGTACACCGAGGTGGTCAATGCCGGGTCGTCGGCGCTGCTGAAGAGCGACGCCACGTACACGATCCGTCCGGGTCTCGCCGACGGGTCCTGCTACTCGTTCGAGTCGGTCAACTTCCCGGGCCAGTTCCTGCGGCACGCGAACTCGCGGGTGCAGAATTCCCCGAACGACGGCTCGGCCCTGCTGCGGGCGGACGCCACGTGGTGCGCGCGGACGGGCCTGACGGGTTCGGGCGTGTCGCTGGAGTCGTGGAACTTCCGCGGCTCGTACCTGAGGCACTACAACTCGGAGGTCTGGCTCTCCAACGGTGCCGGCGGCGCCGCCTATAACGCGCCGGGCCTGTGGACGGCCGACAGCACCTGGAACATCGCGGCACCCTGGGCGCCTTAG
- a CDS encoding LacI family DNA-binding transcriptional regulator produces the protein MSLKDIAARAGVSLSTVSNVVNGYRPVGEELRQRVQSAIDELGYAPNLSARHLRLGRTGIIALAIPELDNPYFAELAGAAIREAAGLGYTLVMEDTAGAYDRELSMIENSRRQIIDGLIFSPVAVAREEVLARPPATPMVLIGEGVYDVPHDHIAIDNIAASHVAVQHLVSLDRYRIAFIGAQAGDHRQSAHLRLRGYREALAGAGLPWDPALAAPTSAFGRADGLLAMRDLLARTQPPDAVFAYNDLVAIGAMRAVAEAGLRIPDDVAVIGIDDIEEGRFSNPTLTTISPDKEHIGRLAVQALVARIEGKPVQPPYDIQPPFRLLTRESTLGGHRPVRP, from the coding sequence GTGAGCCTGAAGGACATCGCGGCGCGGGCCGGGGTGTCGTTGTCGACGGTGTCCAATGTGGTCAACGGCTACCGGCCGGTCGGCGAGGAGCTCCGGCAACGGGTGCAGTCGGCGATCGACGAGCTGGGCTACGCGCCGAACCTGTCGGCCCGCCACCTGCGCCTGGGCCGCACGGGCATCATCGCGCTGGCGATTCCGGAGCTCGACAACCCGTACTTCGCGGAACTCGCGGGCGCCGCGATCCGCGAGGCGGCGGGGCTGGGCTACACGCTGGTCATGGAGGACACGGCTGGGGCGTACGACCGCGAGCTCTCGATGATCGAGAACTCCCGCCGCCAGATCATCGACGGCCTCATCTTCAGCCCGGTCGCCGTCGCCCGCGAGGAGGTCCTGGCCCGCCCACCGGCGACACCGATGGTCCTGATCGGCGAGGGCGTCTACGACGTGCCCCACGACCACATCGCCATCGACAACATCGCGGCAAGCCACGTCGCGGTGCAGCACCTGGTGTCGCTGGACCGCTATCGCATCGCCTTCATCGGCGCCCAGGCCGGCGACCATCGACAGTCGGCCCACCTGCGGCTGCGCGGGTATCGCGAGGCGCTGGCCGGGGCGGGGCTGCCCTGGGACCCGGCGCTGGCGGCGCCGACGTCGGCCTTCGGGCGGGCCGACGGGCTGCTCGCGATGCGTGATCTGCTGGCGCGGACGCAGCCGCCGGACGCGGTGTTCGCCTACAACGACCTGGTGGCGATCGGCGCTATGCGGGCGGTGGCCGAGGCGGGGTTGCGGATTCCGGACGATGTCGCGGTGATCGGCATCGACGACATAGAAGAGGGACGCTTCAGCAACCCGACGCTGACCACCATCTCGCCGGACAAGGAACACATCGGGCGGCTGGCCGTGCAGGCGTTGGTCGCCCGCATCGAAGGAAAGCCGGTCCAGCCGCCGTACGACATCCAGCCCCCGTTCCGCCTGTTGACCCGCGAGAGCACCCTGGGCGGCCATCGCCCGGTGCGGCCCTAA
- a CDS encoding AAA family ATPase — translation MTGPTLAGLPKAAAATSTVLIGRTRELDVIAEAAGQVRRGAGRVVFVAGEPGIGKTRMLREAAALGAGMTVLTGRATPTGASTPFRPLVEAFNTRLRSGPPPADPALEPFRPALARLFPEWRTAHSGPTSESTLVVAEGLLRLLAALSRERPVALLLDDLHDADPETLDACGYLVANIAALPVLVLAAARTGPSPAERLAHRLHRDHQVPVLKLHALTRSQVAELTAQCLGTRPDRLPDTLADQLARDSDGVPFVVEELVAGMVATGVLRHDGHAWHTDRDLAGRVPVTVVHTVEDRADRLGPDGRRLLEAAAVFGSRFPLPVVRAMLDCTPDEAHQLIQAAAEAHLVRPDPAGDGWHAFRHALTADALRTRLTPDDRRALAGAAARALEAAHPDLPGELGPLAAELRLAAGDEVGAADLFATAGRRALAEGAAASAATLLERAHQLLRDRRDKRDAATAAAVLETLLVALEETGEFDRARRLVDAMLAHPDLPTDQAIALQSRLGWNAFHGGRTADAESRIAAVRMLLGPDAAPEQLAAADVVDAHVLSLHAGRADEAEQVALRAVAAAERVPLPEVVCRARQLLALLARRHGFAAADRHLLAILRMADEQDLPLWRVRAAIRLASNEMIRSGRSEALRQARDAAWAMGAVHTGYDADASLAMHEVFFGRYAEAVRLTTECATALTRFGKVVDLQYALVVRAAAHAHRGARAEMTATLAEYDRLGGAGSFYTPLVHGLCRAFSALLEEDRTGARAELEAARAFEDQHTTIYYQWGRYGLLLLLDALAGTAPRTTTHPAYALRWNRQFVHFAKAVRHGAAGDPEGATRALARAREAASVFPTAHRLGLRLVAESALEHGWGDPAAWLREAEHHFRELDAPLVASACRTLIRRAGQRAPQRRAGHDRLPAALREHGVTVREYEVLLLLADRRPNKEIAERLYLSHRTVEKHVASLLRKTGQPDRSALCGYADALPRAE, via the coding sequence ATGACCGGTCCGACCCTGGCCGGCCTTCCCAAGGCGGCGGCAGCCACGTCTACCGTCCTCATCGGACGGACCCGTGAGCTGGACGTCATCGCCGAGGCGGCCGGCCAGGTTCGGCGTGGCGCCGGGCGGGTCGTGTTCGTCGCCGGCGAGCCCGGCATCGGCAAGACCCGGATGCTGCGGGAAGCGGCGGCGCTCGGCGCCGGCATGACGGTGCTGACCGGACGGGCCACCCCGACCGGCGCCTCGACGCCGTTCCGGCCGCTCGTGGAGGCGTTCAACACCCGCCTGCGGTCCGGCCCGCCACCGGCCGACCCGGCGCTCGAGCCCTTCCGCCCCGCGCTGGCCCGCCTGTTCCCGGAGTGGCGGACGGCCCACAGCGGCCCGACCAGCGAGTCCACCCTGGTCGTCGCCGAAGGCCTGCTGCGGTTGCTGGCCGCCCTGAGCCGCGAGCGGCCCGTCGCGCTGCTGCTCGACGACCTGCACGACGCCGACCCGGAGACCCTGGACGCCTGCGGCTACCTGGTCGCCAACATCGCCGCCCTGCCGGTGCTGGTGCTGGCCGCCGCCCGCACCGGACCGTCCCCGGCCGAGCGCCTCGCCCACCGCCTGCACCGCGACCACCAGGTGCCCGTGCTCAAGCTGCACGCCCTGACCAGGTCGCAGGTCGCCGAGCTCACGGCCCAGTGCCTGGGCACGCGACCCGACCGGCTTCCGGACACCCTCGCCGACCAGCTGGCCCGCGACTCCGACGGCGTCCCCTTCGTGGTCGAGGAGCTGGTGGCCGGCATGGTGGCCACCGGCGTGCTCCGCCACGACGGACACGCCTGGCACACCGACCGCGACCTCGCGGGACGCGTCCCGGTGACCGTCGTGCACACCGTCGAGGACCGCGCCGACCGGCTGGGCCCCGACGGACGCCGGCTGCTCGAAGCGGCCGCCGTGTTCGGCAGCCGGTTTCCCTTGCCCGTGGTGCGCGCGATGCTGGACTGCACCCCGGACGAAGCGCACCAGCTCATCCAGGCGGCGGCCGAAGCGCACCTGGTGCGCCCCGATCCCGCCGGCGACGGCTGGCACGCCTTCCGCCACGCGCTGACCGCCGATGCCCTCCGCACCCGGCTGACCCCGGACGACCGGCGCGCCCTCGCCGGCGCCGCCGCCCGCGCGCTCGAAGCGGCCCACCCGGACCTGCCCGGCGAGCTGGGCCCGCTCGCCGCCGAGCTGCGGCTGGCCGCCGGCGACGAGGTGGGCGCGGCCGACCTGTTCGCGACGGCCGGCAGAAGGGCGCTGGCCGAGGGTGCCGCCGCCTCCGCCGCGACCCTGCTCGAACGCGCCCACCAGCTGCTGCGCGACCGCCGCGACAAGCGGGACGCCGCGACCGCGGCCGCCGTGCTGGAGACGCTGCTCGTCGCCCTGGAGGAGACGGGCGAGTTCGACCGGGCCCGCCGCCTGGTCGACGCCATGCTGGCCCACCCCGACCTGCCCACCGACCAGGCGATCGCCCTGCAGTCTCGGCTCGGCTGGAACGCCTTCCACGGTGGCCGCACCGCCGACGCCGAGAGCCGGATCGCGGCGGTCCGCATGCTGCTCGGCCCGGACGCCGCGCCCGAGCAGCTCGCCGCGGCCGACGTCGTCGACGCCCACGTGCTCAGCCTCCACGCCGGCCGCGCCGACGAGGCCGAACAGGTCGCGCTGCGGGCGGTCGCGGCCGCGGAACGCGTACCCCTGCCGGAGGTGGTGTGTCGGGCCCGGCAGTTGCTGGCCCTGCTGGCCCGGCGGCACGGGTTCGCGGCGGCCGACCGGCATCTCCTCGCGATCCTGCGCATGGCCGACGAGCAGGACCTGCCACTGTGGCGTGTCCGGGCGGCGATCCGGCTGGCGTCCAACGAGATGATCCGCAGCGGGCGCAGCGAAGCGCTGCGGCAGGCCCGTGACGCGGCGTGGGCGATGGGCGCCGTGCACACCGGCTACGACGCTGACGCGAGCCTGGCGATGCACGAGGTCTTCTTCGGCCGGTACGCCGAGGCGGTCCGCCTGACGACCGAGTGCGCCACCGCCCTCACCCGGTTCGGCAAGGTCGTCGACCTCCAGTACGCGCTGGTGGTCCGGGCCGCCGCCCACGCCCACCGCGGCGCCCGCGCCGAGATGACCGCGACCCTCGCCGAGTACGACCGCCTCGGCGGCGCCGGCTCCTTCTACACCCCGCTGGTCCACGGCCTCTGCCGCGCGTTCAGCGCCCTGCTGGAGGAGGACCGGACCGGCGCCCGCGCCGAGCTCGAGGCGGCCCGCGCGTTCGAGGACCAGCACACCACCATCTACTACCAGTGGGGCCGCTACGGCCTGCTGCTCCTCCTCGACGCGCTGGCCGGCACCGCACCGAGGACGACCACGCACCCCGCGTACGCGCTGCGCTGGAACCGACAGTTCGTCCACTTCGCGAAGGCCGTGCGGCACGGCGCGGCCGGCGACCCGGAGGGCGCGACCAGAGCGCTCGCCCGCGCCCGAGAAGCGGCGAGCGTCTTCCCCACCGCCCACCGGCTCGGCCTGCGCCTGGTGGCCGAGTCGGCGCTGGAGCACGGCTGGGGTGACCCGGCGGCCTGGCTCCGCGAGGCCGAGCACCACTTCCGCGAGCTCGACGCCCCGCTCGTCGCCAGCGCCTGCCGGACCCTGATCCGCCGGGCCGGCCAGCGCGCGCCGCAGCGCCGGGCCGGGCACGACCGCCTGCCGGCCGCGCTGCGGGAACACGGCGTGACCGTGCGCGAGTACGAGGTGCTGCTCCTGCTCGCCGACCGCCGGCCCAACAAGGAGATCGCCGAACGCCTCTATCTCTCCCACCGGACGGTGGAGAAACACGTCGCCAGCCTGCTGCGCAAGACCGGCCAGCCGGACCGGTCGGCTCTCTGCGGCTACGCCGACGCACTCCCCCGCGCCGAGTGA